From a single Salinirussus salinus genomic region:
- a CDS encoding ABC transporter ATP-binding protein, whose product MSSSDDGTAGSDFDGPQVAVDSVSKTYRSESGPVEALSDISFDVERGAFVSIVGPSGSGKSTCFRIIAGLESATSGEARVDGSPVTGPGPDRGMVFQDDALFPWRTVAGNVRYGLEEVGAPAGTSKRDRVEYCLDLVGLAEKADAYPRELSGGQRQRVGIARALAVDPPILLMDEPFASVDARTKTTLHSELLDIWSETRKTVLFVTHDIEEAVYLSDRVVVLSEGPGTVLDEVTVDIARPRDRTADAFTDVKAEILGYFE is encoded by the coding sequence ATGTCATCATCCGACGACGGGACAGCCGGGTCGGACTTCGACGGCCCACAGGTCGCCGTCGACAGCGTGTCCAAGACCTACCGGAGCGAGAGCGGGCCGGTCGAGGCGCTCAGCGACATCTCCTTCGACGTCGAGCGTGGCGCCTTCGTCTCTATTGTCGGCCCGTCCGGCTCGGGGAAGTCGACCTGTTTCCGGATTATCGCCGGCCTGGAGTCGGCAACGTCGGGGGAAGCGCGCGTCGATGGGTCCCCGGTCACCGGACCGGGACCCGACCGCGGGATGGTCTTTCAGGACGACGCGCTGTTCCCGTGGCGGACCGTCGCGGGAAACGTCAGGTACGGCCTCGAGGAGGTGGGGGCGCCTGCCGGCACGAGCAAACGGGACCGGGTCGAGTACTGTCTCGACCTCGTGGGGCTTGCCGAGAAGGCCGATGCGTATCCGCGCGAGCTGTCGGGCGGGCAGCGCCAGCGCGTCGGCATCGCACGCGCGCTCGCAGTCGACCCGCCGATCCTCCTCATGGACGAACCGTTCGCCTCGGTCGACGCACGGACGAAGACGACGCTCCACAGCGAACTGCTCGACATCTGGAGCGAGACCCGAAAGACCGTCCTGTTCGTCACACACGACATCGAGGAAGCGGTCTACCTCTCGGACCGGGTCGTCGTCCTCTCCGAGGGACCCGGGACTGTCCTGGACGAGGTCACCGTCGACATCGCCCGGCCGCGCGACCGGACCGCGGATGCTTTCACTGACGTGAAGGCCGAGATACTCGGGTACTTCGAGTAG
- a CDS encoding ABC transporter permease: protein MASSTDTETDTDVGGLGYPASGRFGLEDWRTLALQLGALAAFVFVWWGAALLTPRTLLPRPPAVAAVLVSDLASGLVFELTVQSLRHYIPGLFVGSALGMAVGITVGWSKTAENTVGTVASVLRPVPPLAWIPFAIIWFGLNDQGAAFIIAIVAFWINYYNAEGGVNSVDDQLLEVAQSLGTKSDLGLVRKVVVPSAMPELFTGFRTAAGQAWMVVVAAELLGVPGIGQHLWDAANFLRMEVVIAYMLVIGVLFLLSDRAIKTVERRALAWR, encoded by the coding sequence ATGGCGAGTAGCACGGACACCGAAACCGACACCGACGTCGGCGGACTGGGGTACCCGGCCAGCGGCCGATTTGGCTTGGAGGACTGGCGCACGCTCGCCCTGCAACTCGGGGCGCTCGCCGCGTTCGTCTTCGTCTGGTGGGGGGCCGCGCTGCTCACGCCGCGCACGTTGCTTCCCCGCCCGCCGGCCGTCGCCGCCGTCCTGGTCTCGGACCTCGCCTCCGGGCTGGTGTTCGAGCTCACGGTCCAGAGTCTGCGCCACTACATCCCGGGGTTGTTCGTCGGGTCTGCACTCGGGATGGCCGTCGGTATCACCGTCGGGTGGTCGAAGACCGCCGAAAACACGGTCGGCACCGTCGCGAGCGTCCTCCGCCCGGTGCCGCCGCTGGCGTGGATCCCCTTCGCCATCATCTGGTTCGGGCTCAACGACCAGGGAGCAGCCTTCATCATCGCCATCGTCGCGTTCTGGATCAACTACTACAACGCCGAAGGGGGCGTCAACAGCGTCGACGACCAGTTGCTCGAGGTGGCGCAGTCGCTCGGCACCAAATCCGACCTCGGGCTCGTGCGAAAGGTCGTCGTTCCATCGGCGATGCCGGAACTGTTCACCGGGTTCCGCACCGCGGCCGGCCAGGCGTGGATGGTCGTGGTCGCCGCCGAACTGCTCGGCGTCCCCGGCATCGGACAGCACCTGTGGGACGCTGCGAACTTCCTGCGGATGGAGGTCGTGATCGCCTACATGCTCGTGATCGGCGTCCTGTTCCTGCTCTCGGACCGTGCGATCAAGACTGTCGAGCGCCGGGCGCTCGCGTGGCGGTGA
- a CDS encoding ABC transporter substrate-binding protein — protein MTSERLTRRTMLRASGATVAGLSAGLAGCLGSSSASPDSLTLGTLNVFPMMQYFVIDRQGWYDDLGPAVEVKTFGGGPPLVQAYASGDLDLAYVGISPGMVAVANGVRSKVVAANVVEPNVMVGSAEWRRYWNRHGSDAFERFRQDKGRKPRFATLPAGSTPDVFLRFWLTERLGLDLDVVEIAGQSPSALQSTLASGQADAGSAIEPIPTQLQTNPESDMEPFLYADEIMPGQPGAVLQPSQSLVDDQPDLVRELVDVHVRATEFIHENREEAARMASEVVGTDVLPEAVALRAINSPASNFISNPHRIVDKSLVYNDFHQQLGSVDRDLTESDVFDHSFYEQVSDGE, from the coding sequence GTGACTTCAGAGCGCCTGACACGGCGGACGATGCTTCGAGCGAGCGGTGCGACAGTTGCCGGTCTGTCTGCCGGGTTGGCGGGCTGTCTCGGTTCGTCCAGCGCGAGCCCGGATTCGCTCACGCTCGGAACGCTCAACGTGTTCCCGATGATGCAGTACTTCGTCATCGACCGGCAGGGATGGTACGACGACCTGGGGCCGGCCGTCGAGGTGAAGACGTTCGGCGGCGGGCCACCGCTGGTCCAGGCGTACGCCTCCGGGGACCTGGACCTGGCCTACGTCGGCATCAGTCCGGGGATGGTCGCGGTCGCGAACGGCGTCCGGTCGAAGGTCGTCGCCGCGAACGTCGTCGAGCCGAACGTGATGGTCGGCAGCGCCGAGTGGCGACGGTACTGGAACCGACACGGTTCCGACGCCTTCGAGCGGTTCCGCCAGGACAAGGGCCGGAAGCCGCGGTTCGCGACGCTGCCCGCGGGGTCGACGCCGGACGTGTTCCTGCGGTTCTGGCTCACCGAGCGGCTCGGGCTCGACCTCGACGTCGTCGAGATCGCCGGCCAAAGCCCGAGCGCCCTCCAGTCGACGCTCGCCTCGGGCCAGGCCGACGCCGGCAGCGCCATCGAGCCGATCCCGACACAGCTCCAGACCAATCCGGAGAGTGACATGGAGCCGTTCCTGTACGCGGACGAGATCATGCCGGGACAGCCGGGAGCGGTCCTCCAGCCGTCGCAGTCGCTGGTGGACGACCAACCCGACCTGGTCCGAGAGCTCGTGGACGTCCACGTCCGCGCGACCGAGTTCATCCACGAGAACCGCGAGGAAGCAGCGAGAATGGCGAGCGAGGTGGTCGGGACCGACGTGCTCCCCGAAGCGGTCGCTCTCCGGGCGATCAACTCGCCGGCGTCGAACTTCATCTCCAACCCCCACCGGATCGTGGATAAGTCGCTCGTGTACAACGACTTCCACCAGCAACTCGGGTCGGTGGACAGGGACCTCACGGAGAGCGACGTGTTCGACCACTCCTTCTACGAACAGGTGAGTGATGGCGAGTAG
- a CDS encoding universal stress protein yields the protein MYDRILLSTDGTVASEEAESHALALAEATGATLHALYVVDEDVVTAYSGDEYVDEAEGPEHGLAERGEETLSRVGSDAADAGVEFVDAMETGQPAETIVDYAEERDVDLVVLGTKRRAEEYRSLLGSVTDRVLRLTARPVTVVKTEVDD from the coding sequence ATGTACGACCGGATCCTGCTCTCGACGGACGGCACAGTCGCCTCCGAGGAGGCGGAATCCCACGCGCTCGCGCTCGCGGAGGCCACCGGCGCCACTCTCCACGCCCTCTACGTCGTCGACGAGGACGTCGTGACCGCCTACAGTGGCGACGAGTACGTCGACGAGGCCGAGGGGCCGGAACACGGCCTGGCGGAACGCGGGGAGGAGACGCTCTCGCGGGTCGGGAGCGATGCGGCCGACGCCGGCGTCGAGTTCGTCGACGCCATGGAGACCGGCCAGCCCGCCGAGACGATCGTCGACTACGCCGAGGAACGCGACGTGGACCTGGTCGTCCTCGGGACGAAGCGACGGGCGGAGGAGTACCGCTCCCTGCTGGGCAGCGTGACCGACCGCGTCCTCCGGCTGACCGCCAGACCGGTGACTGTCGTCAAGACCGAAGTCGACGACTGA
- a CDS encoding LLM class flavin-dependent oxidoreductase codes for MEFGGFTATDTVSEAVEYARSLEAWGWDALWAIDSQQLYTDLYVTLTACAEATDDLTLAPGITNPKSRHPSVTANAVASLDQVAGGRVLLGIGAGDSGVYSVGKEPADVDQLHESAAKIQRLLRGEEIEFNGEPFQLAPRRRDVDVYVAAEGPVTLRMAGQVADGVIFGGGPKPAVVEELGLANIREGAARSGRSLDDIEIVTLTPTCVADTRARAVEKLKPVIEPIAYHNFTFSVEEAPQEIRDDLETLVRRHDMQEHGDEEADALAEIGDGVWEYLGDRFAVAGPPDRCRDRLQRLRDLGVDHAMCLFPPDPHEETERFHRTVLEPGELGP; via the coding sequence ATGGAGTTCGGTGGGTTCACCGCGACCGACACGGTCAGCGAGGCGGTCGAGTACGCACGCTCGCTGGAGGCGTGGGGATGGGACGCGCTGTGGGCGATCGACTCCCAGCAGCTCTACACGGACCTCTACGTCACCCTCACCGCGTGCGCGGAGGCGACGGACGACCTGACGCTCGCGCCCGGGATCACGAACCCGAAAAGCCGCCACCCCTCGGTGACGGCCAACGCGGTCGCCTCGCTCGACCAGGTCGCCGGCGGGCGCGTCCTGCTGGGGATCGGCGCCGGCGACAGCGGTGTCTACTCGGTCGGGAAAGAGCCCGCCGACGTCGACCAACTCCACGAGTCCGCCGCGAAGATCCAGCGGCTGCTCCGGGGCGAGGAAATCGAGTTCAACGGCGAGCCGTTCCAGCTCGCGCCGCGACGGCGCGACGTCGACGTGTACGTGGCCGCGGAGGGGCCGGTGACGCTGCGCATGGCCGGTCAGGTCGCCGACGGCGTCATCTTCGGCGGTGGGCCGAAGCCGGCGGTCGTGGAGGAGCTCGGGCTGGCGAACATCCGCGAGGGTGCCGCCAGAAGCGGCCGCTCGCTCGACGACATCGAGATAGTCACGCTCACCCCCACCTGCGTCGCCGACACGCGGGCCCGGGCGGTCGAGAAACTGAAGCCGGTCATCGAGCCGATCGCGTACCACAACTTCACCTTCTCTGTCGAGGAGGCGCCACAGGAGATCCGGGACGACCTCGAGACGCTCGTCCGGCGCCACGACATGCAGGAACACGGCGACGAGGAGGCCGACGCGCTGGCGGAGATCGGCGACGGGGTCTGGGAGTATCTGGGTGACCGGTTCGCGGTCGCGGGGCCGCCCGACCGGTGTCGGGACCGGTTGCAGCGGCTTCGGGACCTCGGCGTCGACCACGCGATGTGTCTGTTCCCGCCGGACCCCCACGAGGAGACCGAACGCTTCCACAGGACGGTGCTCGAACCCGGCGAGCTCGGGCCGTAA
- a CDS encoding hydantoinase B/oxoprolinase family protein has translation MTETHDSSSREVGGLETKVLWNRLQATADEMYDAAERLAFSFSIREGADASTAVMTAEGDAIGLSDQSVPVLSGALSRTTKIILDEYFPPETLEPGDTIITNDPWVGGGHLSDFVVLNPVFHGGDLAGIVGALGHTDDVGGNRGGWSTDAEQVYEEGILVPPTKLYEAGTRNEAIDEIIRSNVRIPHQALGDLEALRSGNTLGEERLRETVEDYDRETFDRVAAEVIDRSERALRDELAALPDGTYENSKEFEVADHEITIQVAVTVDGDELVVDFAGTSDQIDAGINCPFGNIVSVTEYIVKCMLVPDLPNAEGFFHPIEVTAPEGSILNCDRPKATMGRHITYSRAEDVLIHALGQVIPEEALSEMAGIQLAPFSGEDETGQEFVAIGGTAGGMPPGADHDGIPGVYFPYNGQSTPIEMFERYSPLRWEETALVPDTEGAGEYRSGPATRTSYSNPTDRPAYFALTSGRADRDPAGFRGGQHGKRATVESSVDDKEVPPNGPGVLAPGETLTLVSATPGGYGDPGNRDPERVAADLEKGIISEERARDVYGYDPETEAE, from the coding sequence ATGACCGAGACACACGACTCGAGTTCCCGGGAGGTCGGCGGACTCGAGACGAAGGTGCTGTGGAACCGGCTCCAGGCAACCGCGGACGAGATGTACGACGCGGCCGAGCGACTCGCCTTCTCTTTCTCCATCCGGGAGGGGGCAGACGCCTCGACTGCAGTCATGACCGCAGAGGGGGACGCGATCGGCCTCTCGGACCAGTCGGTGCCCGTCCTTTCCGGGGCGCTGTCCCGGACGACCAAGATCATCCTCGACGAGTACTTCCCGCCCGAGACGCTGGAACCCGGCGACACGATCATCACCAACGACCCGTGGGTCGGCGGCGGTCACCTCTCCGATTTCGTCGTTCTCAACCCCGTCTTCCACGGCGGCGACCTCGCGGGGATCGTCGGCGCCCTCGGGCACACGGACGACGTCGGCGGCAACCGCGGCGGCTGGTCGACCGACGCCGAGCAGGTCTACGAGGAGGGGATCCTCGTCCCGCCGACGAAACTCTACGAGGCCGGCACACGGAACGAGGCGATCGACGAGATCATCCGGAGTAACGTCCGGATCCCCCACCAGGCACTCGGCGACCTCGAGGCGCTGCGGTCGGGGAACACGCTGGGCGAGGAACGCCTCCGGGAGACGGTCGAGGACTACGACCGCGAGACCTTCGACCGGGTGGCAGCGGAGGTCATCGACCGCTCGGAGCGCGCGCTCCGTGACGAACTCGCGGCGCTGCCGGACGGTACCTACGAGAACAGTAAGGAGTTCGAGGTCGCGGACCACGAGATCACGATCCAGGTGGCCGTGACCGTCGACGGCGACGAACTCGTCGTCGACTTCGCCGGGACTTCCGACCAGATCGACGCCGGGATCAACTGCCCGTTCGGTAACATCGTCTCGGTCACCGAGTACATCGTCAAGTGCATGCTCGTGCCGGACCTGCCGAACGCGGAGGGCTTTTTCCACCCGATCGAGGTGACGGCGCCCGAGGGCTCCATCCTCAACTGCGACCGGCCCAAGGCCACGATGGGTCGTCACATCACCTACTCGCGTGCCGAGGACGTCCTGATCCACGCGCTCGGGCAGGTCATCCCCGAGGAGGCGCTCTCGGAGATGGCCGGGATCCAGCTCGCGCCGTTCTCGGGCGAGGACGAGACCGGCCAGGAGTTCGTCGCCATCGGCGGGACCGCGGGCGGCATGCCCCCCGGCGCGGACCACGACGGGATCCCGGGCGTCTACTTCCCGTACAACGGCCAGAGCACCCCGATCGAGATGTTCGAACGCTACAGCCCGCTCCGGTGGGAGGAGACGGCGCTGGTCCCGGACACGGAAGGGGCCGGCGAGTACCGCTCCGGGCCGGCGACGCGCACGTCCTACTCCAACCCGACGGACCGGCCAGCCTACTTCGCGCTCACGTCGGGCCGGGCGGACCGCGACCCCGCGGGGTTCCGCGGCGGGCAGCACGGCAAGCGCGCGACCGTCGAATCCTCCGTCGACGACAAGGAGGTGCCCCCGAACGGGCCCGGCGTGCTGGCGCCGGGCGAGACGCTGACGCTCGTGTCGGCGACGCCCGGCGGCTACGGGGACCCCGGGAACCGCGACCCCGAGCGCGTCGCGGCCGACCTCGAGAAGGGGATCATAAGCGAGGAACGCGCCCGCGACGTGTACGGGTACGACCCCGAGACGGAGGCCGAGTAG
- a CDS encoding hydantoinase/oxoprolinase family protein gives MFTLGIDIGGTFTDFTLVDQREGEVTIDKEPTTPENPAEGALTGTRRILDENGVEFGDLGTVIHGTTLVSNTLIEGTGATTGLLTTEGVRDVLKLRRGSRYDMFDWGMAYPDPLVPRQRRLELDERLNDDGEVVEPLDRREVRERARELVEDHGVDSVAVSLLHAYESPQHEQLVAEVLEEEYPELNVSLSSEVVPVIREYERTSTTAINAYVAPVVEEYLDFLRTELRDEGFTGEVYMMTSSGGIVDVSTAKAEPIRLVESGPAAGVLASRIFGQDHGNDDVFSFDMGGTTAKGSIIEDADVRMKYRTDVAREHRFKEGSGYDLVSPLIDLTEIGAGGGSIASVNDVGLVEVGPESAGSDPGPVCYNQGGERPTVTDASLLLGYLNPETFYGGRMDLATEQTRSVFEAELADPLDVSVTEAAWQVFEVVNENMVTAFREYAASRGIDTRGLSMTALGGAGPAHAFRVARKLDIEDVVCPYGAGVGSSIGLTEAPRMYEASATSQAVLSTLSAEDFQRQFEPLYEEAADVLARADIQPAEADVHLSLDMRHVDQGHEIKVPLDGHAIEDVTTEAVREAFERAYRETFNRETLDFPVEVLTYRLELSEADHDAEAAEFAAPAGDVEDPDPREVYFGSGVGRVETDAYRWENLEAGRTLEGPLVVEADQTTVVADPESTVEVADNYDITITLQ, from the coding sequence ATGTTTACGCTTGGCATCGATATCGGGGGGACCTTCACCGACTTCACGCTGGTCGACCAGCGGGAGGGGGAGGTCACCATCGACAAAGAGCCGACAACGCCGGAGAACCCCGCCGAGGGGGCGCTGACCGGCACCCGTCGCATTCTCGACGAGAACGGAGTGGAGTTCGGCGACCTCGGGACGGTGATCCACGGAACGACACTCGTCTCGAATACTCTCATCGAAGGAACCGGAGCGACCACGGGACTTCTCACGACGGAGGGGGTCCGTGACGTGCTGAAGCTGCGGCGCGGGTCGCGCTACGACATGTTCGACTGGGGGATGGCGTACCCCGACCCGCTCGTCCCCCGCCAGCGCCGGCTCGAGCTCGACGAGCGGCTGAACGACGACGGCGAGGTCGTCGAGCCCCTCGACCGGCGGGAGGTCCGCGAACGGGCACGGGAACTCGTCGAGGACCACGGCGTGGACTCGGTCGCGGTCTCGCTGCTCCACGCCTACGAGTCCCCACAGCACGAGCAGCTCGTCGCCGAGGTTCTCGAGGAGGAGTATCCGGAGCTGAACGTATCACTCTCCTCGGAGGTCGTCCCCGTCATCAGGGAGTACGAACGCACGTCGACGACGGCGATCAACGCGTACGTCGCGCCCGTCGTCGAGGAGTACCTCGACTTCCTGCGGACCGAACTCCGCGACGAGGGGTTCACCGGCGAAGTGTACATGATGACCTCGTCGGGGGGGATCGTCGACGTCAGTACCGCGAAGGCGGAGCCGATCCGGCTCGTCGAATCCGGGCCCGCTGCCGGAGTTCTCGCCTCCCGCATCTTCGGCCAGGACCACGGCAACGACGACGTCTTCTCGTTCGACATGGGCGGGACCACCGCGAAGGGGTCGATCATCGAGGACGCCGACGTCCGGATGAAATACCGGACGGACGTGGCCCGCGAACACCGGTTCAAGGAGGGCAGCGGGTACGACCTCGTGTCGCCGCTGATCGACCTGACCGAGATCGGCGCGGGCGGTGGCTCTATCGCGTCGGTCAACGACGTCGGCCTCGTCGAAGTCGGTCCCGAGTCGGCCGGCTCGGACCCCGGGCCGGTCTGTTACAACCAGGGCGGCGAGCGACCGACAGTCACCGACGCGTCGCTGCTGCTCGGCTATCTCAACCCCGAGACCTTCTACGGTGGGCGAATGGACCTGGCGACGGAGCAGACCCGCTCGGTCTTCGAGGCGGAACTGGCGGACCCGCTTGACGTCTCGGTCACCGAGGCCGCGTGGCAGGTGTTCGAGGTCGTCAACGAGAACATGGTCACGGCGTTCCGGGAGTACGCCGCCTCGCGCGGGATCGACACGCGCGGCCTCTCGATGACCGCGCTCGGGGGAGCCGGGCCCGCACACGCGTTCAGAGTCGCCCGCAAGCTCGACATCGAGGACGTCGTCTGTCCGTACGGGGCGGGAGTCGGTTCCTCGATCGGACTGACCGAAGCCCCGCGCATGTACGAGGCGAGCGCGACCAGCCAGGCCGTCCTGTCGACGCTGTCGGCGGAGGACTTCCAGCGCCAGTTCGAGCCGCTGTACGAGGAAGCCGCCGACGTTCTCGCCCGTGCGGACATCCAGCCGGCCGAGGCGGACGTCCACCTCAGCCTCGACATGCGCCACGTCGACCAGGGACACGAGATCAAGGTCCCGCTCGACGGCCACGCCATCGAGGACGTGACCACCGAGGCCGTCAGGGAGGCGTTCGAACGGGCCTACCGCGAGACGTTCAACCGGGAAACACTCGACTTCCCGGTCGAGGTGCTCACCTACCGGCTCGAACTCAGCGAGGCCGACCACGACGCGGAGGCAGCGGAGTTCGCGGCTCCGGCGGGCGACGTCGAGGACCCCGACCCCCGCGAGGTGTACTTCGGTTCCGGGGTCGGCCGCGTCGAGACCGACGCCTACCGGTGGGAGAACCTGGAGGCCGGCCGGACGCTCGAGGGGCCGCTCGTCGTCGAGGCCGACCAGACGACCGTCGTCGCCGACCCCGAATCGACTGTGGAAGTGGCCGACAACTACGACATCACGATCACCCTACAATGA
- a CDS encoding acetamidase/formamidase family protein, which translates to MSSNTYTVDHELSDADENVHHVWDNSLDPLLTVEPGEVVRFECRDALDGQVGPDSTAEDLAAASFDPVHPLTGPVAVEGADPGDVLAVELLDFEHKGWGFTGFMPGEMGLGLLPEDFPDAGLHVWDLADGVAHFVNGIEVPLDMFPGIAGVAPAEDGEHDTLPPRDVGGNMDVKHMTAGSTVYFPVKNEGALFSTGDCHASQGDGEVCVTGIEAPMFVTARFDVRTDMDIEQPQLETSGPFTPTGEDEPMYATTGIDDDLMEATKKATRHMIDHIHDHRDLTRGEAYILCSAAVDLKISEVVDEPNWTVTAYLPESIFP; encoded by the coding sequence ATGTCGTCGAACACCTACACGGTCGACCACGAGCTGAGCGACGCCGACGAGAACGTCCACCACGTCTGGGACAACAGCCTCGACCCGCTTCTCACTGTCGAGCCCGGCGAGGTCGTCCGCTTCGAGTGCCGGGACGCGCTCGACGGCCAGGTCGGACCGGACTCGACGGCCGAGGACCTCGCGGCGGCGAGTTTCGACCCGGTGCACCCGCTGACCGGGCCGGTCGCGGTCGAGGGCGCCGACCCCGGCGACGTGCTCGCGGTCGAGTTGCTCGACTTCGAGCACAAGGGCTGGGGCTTTACCGGGTTCATGCCCGGCGAGATGGGACTGGGGCTGCTCCCCGAGGACTTTCCCGACGCCGGCCTCCACGTCTGGGACCTGGCGGACGGTGTGGCTCACTTCGTCAACGGGATCGAGGTGCCCCTGGACATGTTCCCGGGGATCGCCGGCGTCGCGCCCGCGGAAGACGGCGAGCACGACACGCTCCCGCCGCGTGACGTCGGCGGGAACATGGACGTCAAACACATGACCGCGGGGTCGACGGTCTACTTCCCGGTGAAAAACGAGGGGGCGCTGTTCTCGACCGGCGACTGTCACGCCTCGCAGGGCGACGGCGAGGTCTGCGTGACCGGCATCGAGGCGCCGATGTTCGTCACCGCCCGCTTTGACGTCCGGACGGACATGGACATCGAGCAACCCCAACTGGAGACCTCCGGGCCCTTCACTCCCACCGGCGAGGACGAGCCGATGTACGCGACGACGGGCATCGACGACGACCTGATGGAGGCGACGAAGAAGGCCACCCGGCACATGATCGACCACATCCACGACCACCGCGACCTGACCCGCGGGGAGGCGTACATCCTCTGCTCGGCGGCGGTGGACCTGAAGATAAGCGAGGTCGTCGACGAACCGAACTGGACGGTGACGGCGTACCTGCCCGAGAGCATCTTCCCGTGA
- a CDS encoding DUF4330 family protein, producing the protein MPIIDDEGRLFGTVNIIDALVVLFVLAVVVAGVALLTGGGSSDETPTRTVVVDVGQQPGYVIDAIEEGSVETSDIVAVENKAIASGGGNDRLRLTVTLAVTENADGLPTFAEDRLYVGRQVQLDLGTTIVSGTVIEMR; encoded by the coding sequence ATGCCGATCATCGACGACGAGGGGCGGCTGTTCGGGACGGTCAACATCATCGACGCGCTCGTCGTGCTGTTCGTCCTCGCGGTCGTCGTCGCCGGCGTGGCGCTCCTGACTGGCGGCGGGAGCAGCGACGAGACACCGACCAGAACCGTCGTCGTCGACGTCGGCCAGCAACCGGGTTATGTCATTGACGCTATTGAGGAAGGCTCGGTCGAGACCAGCGATATCGTCGCCGTCGAGAACAAGGCTATCGCCTCCGGCGGCGGGAACGACCGCCTCCGGCTGACAGTCACTCTCGCCGTCACCGAGAACGCCGATGGGCTACCGACCTTCGCCGAGGACCGTCTCTACGTCGGTCGGCAGGTTCAGCTCGACCTGGGGACGACTATCGTGAGCGGGACTGTCATCGAGATGCGCTGA
- a CDS encoding DUF4330 family protein has protein sequence MPVIDENGDLFGVVNAVDALAVALVVLVLAGGVVVLTGASGGADSGTLTQSVTVQTTVDVPTEVAALETGPVANEQVAAIERVERVGTAENASSGNATYELDVQLVVGATEDGVTTFAGERLFIGRSVTLDLETVTVSGVVTAAREPERVESVPTPTPTPTPEPTTAAPSTKTPTRTATPPTQTTTPEPTTTRVVTVETTVDAGKVDTITEGPVMGRDIVAVHDRAVVSETETTTTLRLQVELEVVEEDGTVYFRGVAVEPGTRLRLDLGEARIAGTVIAL, from the coding sequence ATGCCGGTCATCGACGAGAATGGCGACCTCTTCGGCGTCGTCAACGCCGTCGACGCACTCGCGGTCGCCCTCGTGGTCCTCGTGCTCGCTGGCGGCGTCGTGGTCCTGACAGGGGCCAGTGGGGGCGCCGACAGTGGCACGCTCACCCAGTCAGTCACAGTCCAGACAACCGTCGATGTCCCCACTGAGGTCGCAGCACTGGAGACGGGGCCCGTCGCGAACGAGCAAGTCGCGGCTATCGAGCGCGTCGAACGGGTGGGCACGGCCGAGAACGCGAGCAGCGGCAACGCGACCTACGAACTTGACGTCCAGCTCGTGGTCGGGGCGACCGAAGACGGCGTGACGACGTTCGCGGGCGAGCGGCTGTTCATCGGCCGGTCAGTGACACTGGACCTGGAAACCGTCACTGTCTCAGGCGTCGTGACGGCCGCCCGCGAGCCCGAGCGCGTGGAGTCGGTCCCGACGCCAACACCGACGCCCACGCCTGAGCCGACGACGGCGGCACCATCGACGAAGACACCCACGCGAACAGCCACACCACCCACACAGACGACTACACCTGAGCCGACGACGACCCGGGTCGTGACCGTCGAGACGACCGTCGATGCCGGGAAAGTCGACACAATCACCGAGGGTCCGGTCATGGGCCGCGACATCGTCGCCGTCCACGACCGGGCGGTCGTTTCTGAGACCGAGACGACAACTACTCTCCGTCTGCAGGTCGAACTCGAAGTCGTCGAGGAGGACGGGACAGTGTACTTCCGAGGGGTCGCCGTCGAACCCGGAACGCGGCTTCGACTCGACCTCGGTGAAGCGAGGATCGCGGGGACGGTGATCGCCCTCTGA
- a CDS encoding type II toxin-antitoxin system VapC family toxin, with protein MTVLVDTGVLYADHDTDAARHGAASDALDVVYDGQLGLPYVSDYIYDEAVTLTLTRSESFGAAKRLGERLRGADPYPQTFELLRVSAAAFADAVDVFEQYDDQRLSFTDATSIALARRRGVDQILSFDDDFDGLISRVPPAEL; from the coding sequence ATGACTGTTCTGGTCGACACGGGCGTACTCTATGCCGACCACGACACCGACGCGGCGAGACACGGGGCTGCGAGCGATGCACTCGACGTAGTCTACGACGGACAACTCGGCCTTCCGTACGTGAGCGACTACATCTACGATGAGGCAGTCACACTGACGCTCACGCGCAGTGAGTCGTTCGGGGCGGCGAAGCGGCTTGGCGAGCGGCTCCGCGGTGCCGACCCGTACCCACAGACTTTCGAGTTGCTCCGGGTGTCGGCCGCTGCCTTCGCCGACGCTGTCGATGTCTTCGAGCAGTACGACGACCAGCGGTTGAGTTTTACCGACGCAACGAGCATAGCGCTCGCCCGTCGCCGTGGGGTCGACCAGATACTGAGCTTTGACGACGATTTTGACGGGCTCATTTCCCGGGTTCCCCCAGCGGAGCTTTGA